In the genome of Gordonia rubripertincta, one region contains:
- a CDS encoding TIGR03617 family F420-dependent LLM class oxidoreductase: MKPHVERRFSMPWSAPAARMAEFVAALRAIWFAWETGEKLDFRGDFYTHTLMTPMFTPPSQTPAPKVFIAAVGPKMCETAGAVADGLLVHGFSTGERYLREMTVPALERGAGGRLRDDFEIVDLSFGVTGRSDEEFAASAKAVKQQLAFYASTPAYLPVLELHGWQDLGAEMHALSKSDDPDRWTKMGERLPDEVLEAFAVVGTPADIPGKLAARGQGVVSRYSVNTLGIDDPDLVMQLAREIQNAVR, from the coding sequence ATCAAACCCCATGTCGAACGCCGCTTCTCCATGCCGTGGAGTGCACCGGCCGCCCGCATGGCCGAGTTCGTCGCCGCGCTCCGTGCGATCTGGTTCGCATGGGAGACCGGGGAGAAGCTCGATTTCCGTGGCGATTTCTACACCCACACCCTGATGACCCCCATGTTCACTCCACCGTCGCAGACACCGGCACCCAAGGTGTTCATCGCCGCGGTGGGACCCAAGATGTGCGAGACGGCGGGGGCCGTTGCCGACGGGCTGCTGGTGCACGGCTTCTCCACCGGAGAGCGCTACCTGCGGGAGATGACCGTCCCCGCCCTCGAACGCGGAGCCGGTGGCCGACTGCGCGACGACTTCGAGATCGTCGATCTCAGCTTTGGGGTCACCGGCCGGTCCGACGAAGAGTTCGCGGCCTCGGCAAAGGCAGTCAAACAGCAACTGGCGTTCTACGCCTCCACCCCCGCATATCTACCCGTCCTGGAACTCCACGGCTGGCAGGATCTCGGTGCCGAGATGCACGCACTGTCGAAATCCGACGACCCGGATCGGTGGACAAAGATGGGTGAACGCCTCCCCGACGAGGTCCTCGAGGCCTTCGCCGTGGTGGGCACGCCCGCAGACATCCCGGGCAAACTCGCCGCACGGGGTCAAGGCGTGGTCAGTCGTTACTCGGTGAACACGCTCGGTATCGACGACCCCGATCTGGTCATGCAACTGGCCCGCGAGATCCAGAACGCTGTCCGATGA
- a CDS encoding acyl-CoA dehydrogenase family protein gives MDFELSDEQEMLRDVSRSMLSAHCTPELVREVSTTGRDLDDKLWQRGTEIGWTGLAVPESHGGADAGLVELCLIAEEIGRAAAPGPWVDTALTAYVAHRGGAPDDVVDELASGGRRAAVVIDHALVQAAAAVDWFLIVDDAQVRLVEADSSTTRRRRTLDESRGFYAIGDIADGGHLLDVDAQSVRDAAAVLVAADALGVGERLLQMTVDYAKVREQFGRPIGSFQVIKHKAADMLIALRGVRAATYYAAMTLDAGLTEASSAASVAKAFAAEKVPAIAGEALQTHGGIGFTWEHDLHLYLRRAKVDEVLFGDAAFHHDRMAQLPG, from the coding sequence ATGGACTTCGAGCTCAGCGACGAGCAGGAGATGCTACGCGACGTATCGCGCAGCATGTTGTCGGCACATTGCACACCTGAGTTGGTCCGTGAGGTCTCGACCACCGGTCGGGACCTCGACGACAAGCTATGGCAGCGCGGCACGGAGATCGGCTGGACCGGCCTCGCCGTCCCGGAAAGTCACGGCGGTGCCGACGCGGGCCTCGTGGAACTCTGCCTCATCGCCGAGGAGATCGGCCGGGCGGCGGCGCCGGGCCCGTGGGTCGATACCGCTCTCACGGCGTACGTAGCTCATCGCGGCGGCGCACCGGACGATGTGGTCGACGAACTGGCGTCGGGGGGACGACGCGCCGCAGTGGTCATCGATCATGCGCTCGTCCAGGCCGCCGCAGCCGTGGACTGGTTCCTGATCGTGGACGACGCGCAGGTGCGGCTCGTCGAGGCCGATTCGTCCACAACTCGGCGTCGCCGCACTCTCGACGAGAGCCGAGGCTTCTATGCGATCGGCGATATCGCGGACGGTGGTCACCTGCTCGACGTCGATGCCCAGTCGGTCCGCGATGCCGCTGCAGTGCTGGTCGCCGCGGATGCCCTCGGCGTCGGCGAACGACTCCTGCAGATGACCGTCGACTACGCCAAGGTGCGCGAGCAGTTCGGGCGGCCGATCGGCTCGTTCCAGGTCATCAAGCACAAGGCCGCAGACATGCTGATCGCGCTGCGCGGAGTCCGGGCAGCGACGTATTACGCGGCGATGACACTCGACGCCGGGCTGACCGAAGCATCGAGCGCAGCCAGTGTTGCCAAGGCATTTGCCGCCGAGAAGGTACCCGCGATCGCCGGTGAGGCCCTACAGACCCATGGTGGGATCGGCTTCACCTGGGAGCACGATCTGCACCTCTACCTCCGGCGCGCCAAGGTCGACGAGGTGCTCTTTGGGGATGCCGCGTTCCACCACGACCGGATGGCGCAGTTGCCCGGCTGA
- a CDS encoding TVP38/TMEM64 family protein, translating into MAILAAVMVAGVVVAATVDIPDSTTIRDSVSAAGVPGVLAFMLILAALTLTPFPMSVLTVAGGLMFGLVPGALIVIVAATFGAWAGYWLARSLGRASFAQISWSRIVALNAVLERRGMSSMMVVRLIPVFPFGLVNYAAGLSSVRQRDYLVGTAIGIVPGAIAYSAVGAYGTSPLSWPFVAAIAAVVVIGGGSAVLARRLGVTGSIRGNQTPV; encoded by the coding sequence TTGGCGATTCTGGCGGCGGTCATGGTCGCGGGCGTCGTGGTGGCCGCGACCGTCGACATCCCCGATTCGACGACGATCCGCGACTCGGTGTCCGCCGCGGGCGTACCTGGGGTGCTGGCATTCATGCTCATTCTGGCCGCGCTGACGTTGACCCCGTTCCCCATGAGTGTGCTCACCGTGGCCGGCGGACTGATGTTCGGTTTGGTCCCCGGTGCGCTCATCGTGATCGTCGCGGCGACGTTCGGTGCCTGGGCCGGCTACTGGCTGGCCCGATCACTCGGGCGTGCATCCTTCGCCCAGATCAGTTGGTCGAGAATCGTCGCGCTCAATGCGGTGCTCGAGCGTCGCGGTATGAGTTCGATGATGGTGGTGCGACTGATCCCGGTGTTCCCGTTCGGCCTGGTCAACTATGCGGCCGGGCTGAGTTCGGTCCGGCAACGCGACTATCTGGTCGGTACCGCGATCGGCATCGTCCCGGGGGCGATCGCCTACAGCGCGGTCGGCGCCTACGGGACCTCCCCGCTGTCCTGGCCCTTTGTCGCAGCAATCGCGGCGGTGGTGGTCATCGGTGGGGGATCGGCAGTGCTCGCGCGCCGCCTGGGCGTCACCGGTTCGATTCGCGGTAACCAGACGCCGGTGTAG
- a CDS encoding acyl-CoA dehydrogenase family protein: protein MRIETDAHLEQLRAEVRAFIAEHNPGIKHHTGVRAPGPDLVPEIRRWTAMLFEAGYLGAEWPERFGGTPGVDPQRAFVVAEEIARARVWAPIGAYQLASAALIDFGTDAQQQYYLPRIRGGQDIWCQLFSEPGAGSDLASLRTRAQLDGDHYVIDGQKVWTTNGQHADVGYLLARTNPDAPKHRGITAFALDMTLPGVQVRPLREITGTEDFNEVFLDGVRVPVDAVIGKVDDGWRVANSSLAHERTGVASMATELLQNVDRLVTLAKDRSDDAGLRRDVGRIATHARVIDLMSKSVQSGMLAGRTDVADAPSVKIFFSETNLAMTELGMALQGSDAVAVEGDEGAVADGWWQDAFLYARAWTIAGGANEVLKNVIAERGLGLPRDPS, encoded by the coding sequence ATGCGGATCGAGACCGACGCTCATCTCGAACAGCTCCGGGCCGAGGTGCGCGCATTCATCGCCGAGCACAATCCCGGAATCAAGCATCACACGGGTGTGCGCGCCCCGGGCCCCGATCTGGTCCCGGAGATCCGACGGTGGACGGCCATGCTGTTCGAGGCGGGTTACCTGGGCGCGGAGTGGCCGGAGCGGTTCGGCGGTACCCCGGGTGTCGACCCGCAGCGTGCGTTCGTCGTTGCCGAAGAGATCGCTCGCGCGCGGGTGTGGGCACCGATCGGGGCCTATCAGCTGGCATCGGCCGCGCTCATCGACTTCGGCACCGATGCCCAGCAGCAGTACTACCTTCCGCGGATCCGGGGCGGGCAGGACATCTGGTGCCAGTTGTTCAGCGAGCCCGGGGCCGGCAGCGACCTCGCCTCGCTGCGTACCCGCGCACAGCTCGACGGCGACCATTACGTGATCGACGGGCAGAAGGTGTGGACCACCAACGGGCAGCACGCCGACGTCGGCTACCTCTTGGCGCGCACCAATCCGGACGCCCCGAAGCACCGAGGTATCACCGCCTTCGCGCTCGACATGACGTTGCCGGGAGTGCAGGTTCGTCCGCTCCGCGAGATCACCGGCACCGAGGATTTCAACGAGGTCTTCCTCGATGGGGTGCGGGTGCCCGTCGATGCGGTGATCGGCAAGGTCGATGATGGCTGGCGAGTGGCCAATTCGAGCCTGGCGCACGAGCGGACCGGGGTGGCGTCGATGGCAACCGAGTTGCTGCAGAACGTCGACCGGCTGGTGACGCTCGCCAAGGATCGAAGCGATGATGCCGGCCTGCGACGCGACGTCGGACGTATCGCCACGCATGCCCGTGTGATCGATCTGATGAGCAAGAGCGTGCAGTCGGGGATGCTGGCCGGTCGCACCGACGTCGCCGACGCCCCGTCGGTGAAGATCTTCTTCAGTGAGACCAACCTGGCGATGACCGAGCTCGGGATGGCATTGCAGGGTTCGGATGCCGTCGCGGTCGAGGGCGACGAGGGTGCGGTCGCCGACGGGTGGTGGCAGGACGCGTTCCTGTACGCCCGGGCCTGGACCATCGCCGGCGGCGCGAACGAAGTACTCAAGAACGTGATCGCCGAACGTGGGCTCGGTCTGCCACGCGACCCGTCCTGA
- a CDS encoding NADH:flavin oxidoreductase: protein MTALADALTFRHGPDWQNRIALAPLTNMQSNDNGTLHDDEYRWLTRRAEGGFGMVMTCAAHVSQAGMAFPGQLGICDDAQLPGLTRLADGLRAAGAVSSVQLQHGGRRANAQISGRPVVAPWDDPSKGATALTTGEVEQVVHDFVDAAVRAKRAGFDGVEVHGAHGYLIAQFLDTRSNHRTDRYGGSTRNRFRIVHEIVDGIRAAVSPNFQLGLRLSPERYGIALDEARALAFEVLDRGNLDYLDLSLWDAFKEPYDEAHRGRRLIDFFTDLPRGNTRVGVAGKITDAPGARECLERGADFVLIGTAAILHHDFARSIVADPTYRARQQPVPADHLVGESVGPAFLDYLSTNWDDFVA, encoded by the coding sequence ATGACCGCACTCGCCGACGCCCTGACCTTCCGCCACGGTCCCGACTGGCAGAATCGAATCGCCCTCGCTCCGTTGACAAACATGCAGAGCAACGACAACGGGACACTCCACGACGACGAGTACCGATGGTTGACCCGACGAGCCGAAGGCGGGTTCGGGATGGTGATGACCTGTGCGGCACATGTGAGCCAGGCCGGCATGGCATTTCCCGGGCAGTTGGGTATCTGCGACGATGCCCAACTGCCGGGCCTCACGAGACTCGCCGACGGCCTGCGAGCGGCCGGGGCGGTGTCGTCGGTACAGCTGCAACACGGTGGGCGGCGGGCGAATGCCCAGATCTCCGGGCGTCCCGTTGTCGCCCCTTGGGACGACCCGAGTAAGGGAGCGACCGCACTGACCACAGGCGAGGTCGAACAGGTCGTGCACGACTTCGTCGACGCGGCGGTCCGGGCTAAGCGAGCGGGCTTCGACGGAGTCGAAGTCCACGGAGCCCACGGCTATCTGATCGCGCAGTTCCTTGATACCCGTAGTAATCACCGCACCGACCGTTACGGCGGATCGACCCGGAACCGGTTCCGCATCGTCCACGAGATCGTCGACGGCATCCGTGCGGCAGTGTCGCCGAATTTCCAACTCGGCCTGCGACTCTCACCGGAGCGATACGGAATCGCCCTCGACGAGGCCCGCGCTCTCGCCTTCGAGGTCCTCGACCGCGGCAACCTCGACTATCTGGATCTGTCCCTGTGGGACGCGTTCAAGGAACCCTACGACGAGGCTCACCGTGGTCGTCGCCTGATCGACTTCTTCACCGATCTGCCCCGCGGCAACACCCGTGTGGGCGTGGCCGGCAAGATCACCGACGCCCCCGGTGCTCGCGAATGTCTGGAGCGGGGCGCCGATTTCGTCCTCATCGGCACGGCAGCCATCCTCCATCACGATTTCGCGCGGAGCATCGTCGCCGACCCGACGTATCGCGCACGGCAACAGCCGGTTCCGGCCGATCACCTGGTCGGCGAATCCGTCGGCCCCGCGTTCCTCGACTACCTCTCCACGAATTGGGATGATTTCGTTGCCTGA
- a CDS encoding enoyl-CoA hydratase, with the protein MTPVVLTEIDGGVALVTLNRPEARNSLSPELISELSATLRSLDADTEVGAIVLTGADPAFCAGLDLRALADDGPEYLKLFEDDDCIRLVGQLSTPVIGAVNGAAVTGGLEIALGCDFLIAGDRAVFADTHARVGVLPGGGLTARLPDRVGTAWARRMSFTSELVDAELALRIGLVTEVVPHDRLIPHALEVAGRICDVGGDVMVALKHMYTAGWQAGSGQVLEIESRLSAAHPTAWDVLEENRRNVMERNRSQLT; encoded by the coding sequence ATGACTCCGGTGGTGCTCACCGAGATCGATGGTGGGGTCGCGCTCGTGACACTCAACCGCCCAGAGGCTCGGAACTCCCTGAGCCCCGAGCTGATCAGTGAGCTCAGCGCGACACTACGCTCCCTGGACGCGGATACCGAGGTCGGCGCAATCGTCCTCACCGGCGCAGACCCGGCATTCTGCGCGGGACTGGACCTCCGTGCGCTCGCCGACGACGGTCCCGAATATTTGAAGCTGTTCGAGGACGACGACTGCATCAGGCTGGTCGGTCAACTCAGCACACCCGTGATCGGTGCCGTGAACGGTGCCGCCGTCACCGGCGGCCTCGAGATCGCTTTGGGATGCGACTTCTTGATCGCCGGGGATCGGGCGGTGTTCGCCGACACCCACGCGCGCGTTGGCGTGCTACCCGGCGGTGGCCTGACCGCCCGCCTCCCCGATCGGGTCGGCACGGCGTGGGCGCGTCGGATGTCGTTCACCAGTGAGCTCGTCGATGCCGAATTGGCACTACGGATCGGCTTGGTGACCGAGGTGGTGCCGCACGATCGGCTGATCCCGCATGCACTCGAGGTGGCCGGCCGGATCTGCGACGTAGGCGGCGACGTGATGGTTGCACTCAAGCACATGTACACCGCGGGCTGGCAGGCTGGTTCCGGGCAGGTCCTCGAAATCGAGTCCCGACTGTCCGCGGCCCACCCGACCGCCTGGGACGTGCTCGAGGAGAACCGGCGAAACGTCATGGAACGTAACCGATCACAGCTGACCTGA
- a CDS encoding enoyl-CoA hydratase/isomerase family protein: MGFDTILYDVTDHVATITINRPEVHNSFNATMVDEFRRLWKDIREDDDVHVVVLRAAGDKAFCTGVDVREGLDLHENFWSQDDPGQGLSPRANKVWKPVIAAVHGMVAGGAFYWLNDCDFIVSADDATFFDPHVSYGLTSALEPIGLARRIPLGEAMRWALVGLDERMSAERAFTIGLVSELKPREELWEHVDGLARRIAAKPAVAVQGTVKAVWETLDMDRNAAYAVAWNYPGIGNPIGTAEVSRDGFVKPKWTLR; this comes from the coding sequence ATGGGTTTCGACACCATCCTCTACGACGTCACCGACCACGTCGCCACCATCACGATCAACCGCCCCGAGGTGCACAACTCTTTCAACGCGACGATGGTCGACGAGTTCCGGCGGCTGTGGAAAGATATCCGCGAGGACGACGATGTGCACGTCGTGGTCCTTCGTGCCGCCGGGGACAAGGCGTTCTGCACCGGGGTGGATGTCCGTGAGGGACTCGACCTCCACGAGAACTTCTGGAGTCAGGATGATCCCGGTCAGGGGCTGTCCCCGCGCGCCAACAAGGTCTGGAAGCCGGTGATCGCCGCAGTGCACGGCATGGTGGCCGGCGGTGCCTTCTACTGGCTCAACGACTGCGATTTCATCGTCTCGGCCGATGACGCGACCTTCTTCGATCCCCATGTGTCCTATGGGCTGACGTCCGCGCTGGAGCCGATCGGTCTGGCCCGGCGGATTCCGCTGGGCGAAGCGATGCGCTGGGCGTTGGTCGGCCTGGACGAACGGATGTCGGCGGAGCGGGCGTTCACCATCGGACTCGTGTCCGAACTCAAACCGCGCGAAGAACTCTGGGAGCACGTCGACGGTCTGGCACGGCGGATCGCGGCCAAACCCGCCGTTGCGGTGCAGGGCACGGTGAAGGCCGTCTGGGAAACGCTGGACATGGATCGCAACGCCGCCTATGCCGTGGCATGGAACTACCCGGGAATCGGCAACCCGATCGGTACGGCGGAGGTCTCGCGCGACGGGTTCGTCAAACCGAAGTGGACGCTGCGCTGA
- a CDS encoding FAS1-like dehydratase domain-containing protein has translation MSDVTNPQSAEYGILTDESFERSRRRIGIPERPLTPHNHEVTADGTRHFAFGYGDANPLWCDPDYGKNTRWGTLIAPPNFMYTMGENAAPPVSPEQKALLKGDPFAGLGSYQAVMEFEWFRPLTLGDRCQVVRAQVGVEEKPSKFGGRTAHVTNDFLFANGAGEIHAIQRGTWINAERHTSRANAKKADPIDFTTPYTDEQLAEIDAAYDAETRRGAETRYWEDVEIGDQIDKRVKGPLTVTDVIVWHVGWGMQLTPPGTFGISRAIRRKVPGLYPANSRNIPDTVQRLHWESERAAELGIPMNYDYGAMRETWLTHALTDWIGDDGWLWKLSCQHRKFNYIGDTTWITGKVVDKRQVTDEQGTRNEVHLELACTNQRGETNTPGTAVVLLPTREAAVELPKPPADDLQSLLAHEIERFA, from the coding sequence GTGAGTGATGTGACCAACCCGCAATCCGCCGAGTACGGCATTCTGACCGACGAGTCGTTCGAGCGTTCACGCCGGCGTATCGGCATTCCGGAACGCCCTCTGACCCCGCACAATCACGAGGTGACCGCCGATGGCACACGCCATTTCGCGTTCGGATATGGCGATGCCAATCCCCTCTGGTGCGATCCCGACTACGGCAAGAACACCCGCTGGGGAACCCTGATCGCGCCGCCGAATTTCATGTACACCATGGGCGAGAACGCCGCGCCGCCGGTGAGCCCCGAGCAGAAGGCCCTGTTGAAGGGTGACCCGTTCGCCGGACTCGGCTCGTACCAGGCTGTGATGGAGTTCGAGTGGTTTCGCCCGCTGACGCTCGGCGACCGGTGTCAGGTCGTCCGTGCGCAGGTCGGGGTCGAGGAGAAGCCTTCGAAGTTCGGTGGTCGCACTGCTCACGTCACCAACGACTTCTTGTTCGCCAACGGTGCCGGTGAGATCCACGCCATCCAACGCGGCACCTGGATCAACGCCGAGCGCCACACCTCGCGGGCCAATGCCAAGAAGGCCGATCCCATCGACTTCACCACCCCGTACACCGACGAGCAACTCGCCGAGATCGACGCGGCCTATGACGCCGAGACCAGGCGCGGCGCCGAGACCCGCTATTGGGAGGACGTCGAGATCGGCGACCAGATCGACAAGCGCGTCAAAGGCCCACTCACCGTCACCGATGTGATCGTGTGGCATGTCGGTTGGGGCATGCAGCTCACCCCGCCCGGGACATTCGGCATCTCACGGGCGATCCGTCGCAAGGTCCCCGGCCTGTACCCGGCGAACTCACGGAATATCCCCGATACCGTGCAACGCCTGCACTGGGAATCCGAACGTGCCGCGGAACTCGGCATCCCGATGAACTACGACTATGGTGCGATGCGCGAGACCTGGTTGACCCATGCCCTCACCGACTGGATCGGCGACGACGGCTGGCTGTGGAAGCTGTCGTGCCAGCACCGCAAGTTCAACTACATCGGCGACACCACCTGGATCACCGGCAAGGTCGTCGACAAGCGGCAGGTGACCGACGAGCAAGGCACCCGCAATGAGGTTCACCTGGAACTGGCATGCACCAACCAGCGTGGCGAGACCAACACCCCGGGAACCGCGGTCGTACTGCTGCCGACTCGCGAGGCGGCCGTCGAACTGCCGAAGCCACCCGCCGACGATCTCCAGTCGCTGCTGGCCCATGAGATCGAGCGCTTCGCCTGA